Proteins encoded within one genomic window of Etheostoma cragini isolate CJK2018 chromosome 21, CSU_Ecrag_1.0, whole genome shotgun sequence:
- the mfsd13a gene encoding transmembrane protein 180 — protein sequence MGRSAWGCWQSVVSTAVLYGSLALFTSILHNVFLLYYVETFVSVYKIDKMSFWVGETVFLIWNSLNDPLFGWLSDRSFLSSPQSGSSITTPEVVLKRLKALSTNGPLFALSFLAFWVAWARPGLQFLLCLCLYDGFLTMVDLHHSALLADLAVSAVDRTRLNFHCSVFSALGSFSVFLSYSFWNKEDFYSFRLFCVTLSAFSILGFLLVSRLLQRRFQKEVRPRQDEALTLKELSVENAPLTHPEKPVTLGQYLKQLSKHKNFMWFVSMNLIQVFHCHFNSNFFPLFLEHLLSDNVSASTGSILLGISFIAPHLNNLYFLTLCQRYGVYQVIRWLFMLKLGLSVAMLLAGADHIYLLCIFIASNRVFTEGTCKLLKLVISDLVDEDFVVNRRQQATSALLFGMVALLTKPGQTFAPLIGTWLLCVYTGYDIFDREPLKDSLVSVPDVAFGLGTPPLRLGCFYMLVFVPITCALLQLAAWSRFTLHGRKLQGIKTLRQGAQHGHLIDVKAI from the exons atgggCAGGAGCGCCTGGGGCTGCTGGCAAAGCGTTGTCTCTACTGCAGTGCTCTACGGCTCTTTGGCCTTATTTACCTCCATCCTCCACAATGTGTTCCTCCTTTACTACGTGGAGACATTTGTGTCAGTCTACAAGATTGATAAAATGTCCTTCTGGGTGGGAGAG ACAGTGTTTCTCATATGGAACAGTCTGAACGACCCTCTCTTCGGCTGGCTGAGTGATCGCTCCTTCCTCAGCTCTCCTCA GTCAGGCTCTTCGATCACAACTCCAGAGGTGGTGCTGAAGCGCCTAAAGGCTCTCTCCACAAATGGCCCTCTCTTTGCTCTGTCCTTCCTGGCTTTCTGGGTGGCGTGGGCCAGACCGGGACTGCAGTTCCTGCTGTGCCTGTGTCTGTACGATGGTTTCCTCACAATGGTGGACCTCCACCACAGCGCCCTGCTGGCTGACCTCGCTGTGTCCGCCGTCGATCGCACACGCCTCAACTTCCACTGCTCCGTGTTCAGCGCTTTGGGCTCATTCTCCGTATTTCTGTCTTACTCCTTCTGGAACAAGGAGGATTTCTACTCCTTCCGTCTCTTCTGTGTGACTCTTTCCGCCTTTtccatcttgggctttttgttAGTGTCTCGGTTGCTACAGCGTCGTTTCCAAAAGGAAGTCCGTCCAAGGCAGGATGAAGCACTGACACTCAAAGA GCTGAGTGTTGAAAATGCTCCACTTACTCACCCAGAAAAACCCGTCACCCTTGGACAGTACCTCAAGCAGCTCTCCAAACACAAGAACTTCATGTGGTTTGTGTCAATGAACCTTATTCAG GTGTTTCACTGCCATTTCAACAGCAACTTCTTCCCTCTTTTCCTGGAACATCTGCTGTCGGACAATGTTTCTGCTTCTACAGGTTCAATCTTACTCG GCATCTCTTTCATTGCCCCCCACCTGAACAACTTGTATTTCCTGACACTGTGCCAGCGTTATGGGGTTTACCAGGTTATCCGCTGGCTATTTATGCTCAAACTGGGACTTAGTGTGGCTATGCTGTTGGCAGGGGCTGACCACATTTATCTGCTGTGCATCTTCATTGCTAG TAACCGAGTGTTTACGGAGGGGACGTGCAAGCTGCTGAAACTGGTCATTTCCGATCTGGTGGATGAGGACTTTGTGGTCAATCGACGTCAGCAGGCCACCTCCGCTCTCCTCTTCGGGATGGTTGCTCTCTTGACCAAACCTGGCCAGACGTTCGCCCCTCTCATTGGCACctggctgctgtgtgtttacacag gttatgatatttttgatagGGAACCCTTGAAGGACTCTCTTGTTTCTGTGCCTGACGTTGCCTTTGGTTTGGGGACTCCACCTCTACGCCTGGGCTGCTTCTACATGTTGGTGTTTGTGCCTATCACCTGTGCCCTGCTCCAGCTGGCTGCCTGGTCCCGCTTTACACTTCACGGCCGCAAGTTGCAAGGGATCAAGACCCTAAGGCAAGGGGCCCAGCATGGCCACCTTATCGATGTCAAGGCCATATGA